The DNA window GGATCGTATCCCAAGACAACCCGCTCACTGCCCGCGTCTTCGTCAATCGGCTCTGGCGTCAATTCTTTGGAGCTGGCCTGACGAAGGTGCTGGACGATCTTGGTTCCCAGGGCGAATTGCCTTCCAATCTCGATTTGCTGGATTGGCTTGCTGCAGACTTCCAAAGCCATTGGGATGTGAAGCGTGCGGTGAAGACCATCGTGATGAGCGAGACCTATCGCCAGTCCTCGATCCCCAGCAAAGAGGCGGCTGAAAAGGATCCGGAGAACCGGCTTTTTGCCAGACAGAATCGGATTCGTGTTGATGCGGAGGCGGTGCACGATATTGCGCTCTCTGCCTCTGGACTGCTGACGGAGCGCTTTGGAGGCCCCAGTGTGCGGCCCTATCAGCCGGAGGGTTATCTGGGCGCCTTGAACTTCCCCAAGCGGGACTACGCGGCCAGTATTGGGAAAGACCTCTACGCCCGCGGTCTCTACACGCAATGGCAGCGGACCTTCCTGCATCCGAGCCTGATGGCCTTCGATGCCCCCTCCCGCGAGGAGTGCACGGTCAATCGTGTGAACTCAAACACGCCGCTCCAGGCGCTGGTCTTGTTGAATGATCCGATCTATGTCGAAGCCGCCCGTGTCTTTGCACAGAAAATGCTCAGCGAAGGCGGCAAGAGCTTGGGCGACCGGCTCGACTGGGCCTTCGCGCGTGCTCTGGGCCGTCAGGCTGCTCCGGAAGAAAAGCAGATTCTGACGGAACTCTATGCTGCCAATCTCAAGCGCTTCCAAGCCGACAGCCTGGCCGCCAAGCAATTGTTGACGGTGGGCGATGCGCCGCTTGCGGTAAAAGTGAAGCCAGAAGAACTGGCTGCCGCGATGACCGTCACGCGGGCCATCCTGAACTTACACGAGACGATTACAAGGAACTAAGAACATGCTGGAAGTAAATCTGAAACGGCGGGCATTCCTCGGTCGATCTTGTGCTGGGTTCGGGATGGCCGCACTGAATTCGTTGATTGGGCAGGCAGCCACGCTGAACTCCAAAGGCGTCGTCAATCCGCTGCACCATGCGGCGAAGGCGAAGCGGGTGATCTTCCTCTATCAGGCGGGCGGTCCGTCTCACCTGGAGACCTTCGATTGGAAGCCGAAGCTGGCCGAGATGGACGGCAAGGGCATGCCTGAGAGCTTTACCAAGGGCCAGCAGATTGCCCAGCTTCAGGGGCGTCCGCTCATTTGCTACGGGCCGCAACACGGCTTCAAGAAGTTTGGCAAAAGCGGGCAGGAGATGTGCGAACTGTTTCCTGAGATCGGCGGCGTCTCTGACGAAATCTGCATCATCCGTTCGATGTGGACCGAGCAGATCAACCACGATCCGGCGCACACGATCATGAATACCGGATCGATCATTACCGGGCGGCCCAGTATGGGTTCGTGGATGACTTATGGGCTGGGGTCAGAATCGGAAGATCTGCCCGGCTTTGTCGTGATGATGTCGAGCGGGCGCGGTGGCCAGAATCAGCCGATCGCGGCCCGGCAATGGAGCGCGGGCATGTTGCCCTCGAAGTTCCAGGGCGTGAAGTTCAATTCCGTGGGCGATCCGGTGCTGTATGTCCGCAATCCTCCCGGGGTCTCCAAGGACATGCAGAAGGATTCGATCGATGCGGTCAATCGCCTGAACCAGCGCGCCTACACAAACGTCGAAGACCCGGAGATCCAGACGCGCATCGCGCAGTACGAGATGGCCTTCCGGATGCAAGCAAGCGTGCCCGACCTGATGGATATGTCGAAGGAACCGGCCAGTGTCCTCGAGATGTACGGAGCCAAGCCAGGCGATGGAAGCTTTGCTTCCAACTGCCTGCTCGCGCGCCGACTGGCGGAAAAAGGCGTCCGCTTCATCCAGCTCTATCATCGCGATTGGGACCATCACGGCGGCGTCAAGGACGGCATTGCGAACAAGGCGCAGGAAGTGGACAAAGCGAGCGCCGCGCTCATTCGTGACCTGAAGCAACGCGGGATGCTGGACGACACGCTGGTCGTCTGGGGCGGGGAATTCGGGAGAACGCCGATGTCCCAGAGCGGCACGGGCCGCGATCACCACATCAAGGGCTTTTCGTACTTTCTGGCTGGCGGTGGCGTGAAGCCCGGCATCAGCTACGGAGCGACGGACGACCTGGGCTATGCGGCGGTGGAGAACCCGGTGAGCGTTCACGATTTCCACGCGACGATGCTCCACTTGCTCGGTGTGAATCACTTGCGGATGACCGTGAAGTACCAAGGCCTCGACGTGCGGCTCACCGGTGTCTCCGGCGAGGTGGTGAAGCCGATTCTGCTCTAGAGCAATGACGCCTCGCCGTGCGAAGTTTTGGTCGCTCAGGATCTTCGCATCCGCCTCAGTGCTGCTGTTGCTGCTCGCCATTGCTGGCGCCCGCTATCAATCCATCGCATCGTCCGCGGACGCCAAGCGGTTTCAATATTCAGATGTGATGTCTCAATCGGTTGTCCTCTGATCAAGAGCCGGAAGCGAGTTTGCAAATACATCGACGGCCGAGGAGATCAGATGGATTACCACCAGAATGCCGGATTGACGGCAAAATGGGTCCATCGTTTTCGCCTGCTGGGCATTGCAGGCTTGGTCGAAAACTGGCGCAGGCCATAGGCTAGTCTGGGCCTGTTGCCTTCCAATCTAGGCCCCGCTCTGTTTGAAACGTCGAGAGGTTTGACTCAAAGCAAATCACACCCTGGGTACAAGGACACCATCAGACTGCGAGGGCGGCATCTCCCAGCCGGGCATGGTCCCGGCCTGGCGCTTGCGGGCAACCTACATCTGAACTGATTCGAGGAGATTGCGTCGCACCCATCTGACCCAAAAAACGGTTTGGGCGAATGGAGCGACGGCGAACATCGACCCGATCACGAGTACGGCCCCCCCGGCAAAAGCGGGGTGCAAACGGCGGTAGAGGAAAGCATCTGCCAGCACAACCGCCAGGATCAAGCCGACGTTGAAAGTGATCGCCACGCCGATGCCATGATTCGGCAGAAACGAAAGGCGTGTGAGCGCGGGGCCGAGCACGCAAAGTATCCCCATCGTCATTAGGCGTTTGTGAACGTCCGGGCGGCGGCGATAGCGATACCCCCAGCACCATGAGGAGGA is part of the Bryobacter aggregatus MPL3 genome and encodes:
- a CDS encoding DUF1501 domain-containing protein, which encodes MLEVNLKRRAFLGRSCAGFGMAALNSLIGQAATLNSKGVVNPLHHAAKAKRVIFLYQAGGPSHLETFDWKPKLAEMDGKGMPESFTKGQQIAQLQGRPLICYGPQHGFKKFGKSGQEMCELFPEIGGVSDEICIIRSMWTEQINHDPAHTIMNTGSIITGRPSMGSWMTYGLGSESEDLPGFVVMMSSGRGGQNQPIAARQWSAGMLPSKFQGVKFNSVGDPVLYVRNPPGVSKDMQKDSIDAVNRLNQRAYTNVEDPEIQTRIAQYEMAFRMQASVPDLMDMSKEPASVLEMYGAKPGDGSFASNCLLARRLAEKGVRFIQLYHRDWDHHGGVKDGIANKAQEVDKASAALIRDLKQRGMLDDTLVVWGGEFGRTPMSQSGTGRDHHIKGFSYFLAGGGVKPGISYGATDDLGYAAVENPVSVHDFHATMLHLLGVNHLRMTVKYQGLDVRLTGVSGEVVKPILL